One genomic window of Pseudomonadales bacterium includes the following:
- a CDS encoding methylated-DNA--[protein]-cysteine S-methyltransferase has product MPTKLLQQQWQIFPIAKKYCGVAWCEQGVTHFLLPEDAPTRMRKELQTATSQHLPAAKTPVWVARLMRQVALHLDGKSQDFSAIPVLVEKATPFMQAVYDEARRIPAGEVISYAELAARIKKPGAVRAVGTALGKNPVPLIIPCHRIIAASGKLGGFSAQGGVETKKQLLMGEGVAIEKPQYITTAAQWRAGLRYLKKDKIFHQLHKQVGDFSFKPQLNVEPLEVFIDAIVGQQLSNKAAATIRARVAPLIANRGKPCAKTLLALPDEVLRSAGLSSMKVSYLKDLAQHVLDGSFPSSTDVKTMSDEQLVRCFSAVKGVGRWTVEMYLIFDLGRADIFPVDDLGIRKAIAQLYDLNELPPPKQMAQYAEAWKPYRSIASLYLWRLLDNS; this is encoded by the coding sequence ATGCCTACAAAGTTGTTACAACAGCAGTGGCAGATTTTTCCGATAGCAAAAAAGTATTGTGGTGTTGCGTGGTGTGAGCAGGGTGTAACGCATTTTTTGTTGCCTGAAGATGCGCCAACGCGAATGCGAAAAGAGTTGCAAACAGCTACGAGCCAGCATCTGCCTGCGGCAAAAACGCCTGTGTGGGTTGCGCGTTTGATGCGACAAGTGGCTTTGCATCTCGATGGGAAATCACAAGACTTTTCGGCAATTCCTGTGTTGGTTGAAAAAGCTACGCCGTTTATGCAAGCCGTGTATGACGAAGCGCGACGCATTCCAGCTGGTGAAGTGATCAGCTACGCAGAATTGGCGGCGCGTATTAAAAAGCCAGGGGCTGTGCGTGCGGTGGGAACGGCGCTGGGGAAAAACCCTGTGCCGTTAATTATTCCTTGTCATCGCATCATTGCCGCGTCAGGAAAACTGGGTGGTTTTTCAGCACAGGGCGGCGTGGAGACCAAAAAACAGTTATTGATGGGTGAAGGTGTCGCGATAGAAAAGCCGCAGTACATTACGACGGCTGCGCAATGGCGCGCTGGGTTGCGCTATTTGAAAAAAGACAAAATCTTTCATCAATTACACAAGCAAGTCGGTGATTTTTCATTTAAGCCGCAGCTTAATGTTGAACCGCTAGAAGTATTTATTGATGCCATCGTTGGGCAGCAATTATCCAATAAGGCGGCAGCGACGATTCGTGCGCGCGTCGCGCCTTTGATTGCAAATCGCGGTAAGCCTTGTGCGAAAACCTTGCTTGCTTTGCCTGATGAAGTGTTGCGCAGCGCAGGTTTGTCTAGCATGAAAGTGTCTTATCTCAAAGACCTTGCGCAGCATGTATTGGATGGTTCTTTTCCGTCATCAACCGATGTAAAAACCATGAGTGACGAGCAGTTGGTGCGCTGTTTTTCTGCGGTAAAAGGCGTGGGGCGCTGGACCGTAGAGATGTATCTGATTTTTGATTTGGGACGCGCAGATATTTTTCCCGTCGATGATTTGGGAATCCGCAAAGCGATTGCGCAGCTCTATGATTTGAACGAGTTGCCTCCACCCAAACAGATGGCGCAGTACGCTGAAGCTTGGAAGCCGTATCGCAGTATTGCCTCGCTGTATCTGTGGCGCTTGTTGGATAACTCGTAG
- a CDS encoding glycosyltransferase, translating to MTLSASAWLNGKMQPVITSSTLASSATLSVVIPVYGAWQAARVIQALLPLEPLEILVCDSSPQPTPLPSHPCVRLIHLTERAFPGAARNAGWREAQGDYVLFVDADVVLAEEGRQFVRRHTLAHAHDMAFGLYTLDCKDYNSISRFIVNIQHHRFESEFSRNHYRYGQSSHLLVRRDIYKKIGFFNPHLRMHEDKEICIRAINAGVDINVYPDFLANHIKIFSFKSLMLDHGYKAFLAQETQSNNPAIFKRVENQLSTRFKTSLIISCVMPLILAFTLFSHLLSATWVAGLLIACLLSPLALAHEVFTTSRWREKITGLLLWPCMGAVICSGVVIAKLHHIYRRIKYFSTRIPFSTTLAKRILFRSGMPISIIHFVTSRCNLRCEHCFYKETLDLKDPGEQSLQQLNKTTQEIGSVLWYALGGGEPFIRSDLPEIHNTIMRNCQPMMVSIPTNGWYTDKTYLSTLAMLQQMHHGALTVQISVDGPRTIHDAIRGKDSWHHLLKTWKKLKEIQRVYPRLSLGIITVVNEANAHVYPNFIDELTDTFQPNQISINLVRDTQVLQPNLSINILDAYKTAVERYEWHIQHKTMTAFGYLGGMIVRAKETVQKELIYRVMRFNEFVTPCTAGDLTYVIWEDGRVNACEMLPDTVGNILGDQPENNFKNIVTNNQAVALRRKIVQEQCKCSYECAMTINTLFSWPLAKTLWQRVLTGKANEPLPLPANKQP from the coding sequence ATGACGCTTTCTGCATCCGCATGGTTAAATGGAAAGATGCAACCTGTCATCACATCCTCAACACTCGCTTCGTCTGCCACATTGTCCGTCGTGATTCCTGTGTACGGCGCGTGGCAGGCTGCGCGCGTCATTCAAGCGCTGCTGCCGCTTGAACCACTAGAAATTTTGGTCTGTGATTCCAGCCCACAACCCACGCCATTGCCGAGTCACCCCTGCGTTCGTTTAATTCACCTGACCGAACGCGCCTTTCCTGGTGCAGCGCGCAATGCGGGTTGGCGTGAAGCGCAAGGCGACTATGTATTATTTGTGGATGCCGATGTGGTGCTTGCCGAAGAAGGACGGCAATTTGTGCGCCGCCATACTCTCGCTCATGCACACGATATGGCTTTTGGTTTGTACACCTTAGATTGCAAAGATTACAACAGCATCAGCCGCTTTATCGTCAACATACAACATCACCGTTTTGAGAGTGAGTTTTCACGCAATCACTATCGCTACGGCCAATCGTCACATTTATTAGTGCGTCGTGATATCTACAAAAAAATAGGATTTTTTAATCCACACTTACGCATGCACGAAGACAAAGAAATTTGTATTCGCGCTATCAATGCTGGCGTGGATATCAATGTCTACCCAGATTTTTTAGCGAACCATATAAAAATATTTTCTTTTAAAAGCTTGATGTTGGATCACGGCTACAAAGCTTTTCTAGCACAAGAAACACAAAGTAATAACCCTGCTATTTTTAAGCGTGTTGAAAATCAGCTCAGTACTCGCTTCAAAACTAGCTTGATTATCTCTTGCGTTATGCCTTTGATATTGGCGTTCACTTTATTTAGCCATCTATTATCCGCTACCTGGGTAGCAGGATTACTCATTGCCTGCCTATTATCACCACTGGCACTAGCGCATGAAGTGTTCACCACATCACGCTGGCGCGAAAAAATCACCGGCTTACTTTTATGGCCGTGCATGGGCGCTGTCATTTGCTCAGGTGTAGTCATAGCAAAGCTTCATCATATTTATCGCCGCATCAAATATTTCTCTACTAGAATTCCTTTTTCCACAACACTCGCAAAACGCATTTTATTTCGTAGCGGCATGCCAATCAGCATTATTCATTTTGTTACTTCGCGCTGTAATTTGCGCTGCGAGCACTGCTTCTACAAAGAAACGCTAGATCTTAAAGACCCAGGTGAACAATCACTGCAACAACTCAACAAAACAACCCAAGAAATTGGCTCCGTACTGTGGTACGCACTCGGTGGCGGCGAGCCTTTTATTCGCAGCGATTTGCCAGAGATTCACAACACCATCATGCGCAATTGCCAACCAATGATGGTGAGCATACCAACGAACGGCTGGTACACCGACAAAACTTATCTCAGCACACTCGCCATGCTGCAACAAATGCATCACGGCGCGTTGACGGTGCAAATTTCTGTCGATGGGCCTAGAACTATTCACGACGCCATTCGCGGCAAAGACTCTTGGCATCACCTACTGAAAACTTGGAAAAAACTGAAAGAAATTCAACGCGTCTACCCGCGCCTTTCTCTGGGGATTATCACCGTTGTCAATGAAGCCAATGCGCATGTTTACCCCAACTTCATCGACGAATTAACCGATACTTTTCAACCCAACCAAATCAGCATCAATCTGGTGCGCGATACGCAAGTTTTACAACCCAATCTTTCTATCAATATTCTTGATGCCTATAAAACTGCTGTTGAACGCTACGAATGGCATATACAACACAAAACCATGACCGCATTTGGCTATTTGGGTGGCATGATTGTGCGCGCCAAAGAAACGGTACAAAAAGAATTAATTTATCGTGTGATGCGTTTTAATGAATTTGTCACACCCTGCACCGCAGGCGATCTTACTTATGTGATTTGGGAAGACGGGCGCGTCAATGCTTGTGAAATGCTGCCGGATACCGTGGGCAACATATTGGGCGATCAACCAGAAAACAATTTCAAAAATATCGTGACGAATAATCAAGCTGTCGCACTGCGCAGAAAAATCGTACAAGAGCAGTGCAAATGCAGTTACGAATGCGCGATGACCATCAACACGCTGTTCAGTTGGCCTTTGGCAAAAACATTGTGGCAACGCGTACTGACCGGCAAAGCTAATGAACCGCTGCCTTTACCTGCAAATAAACAACCGTAA
- a CDS encoding nuclear transport factor 2 family protein, whose product MSDINITNPAQAAAQRSIDAVRAKNKEAWVNNFADDACIEDPVGKSPLDATGNGHRGKEAIAAFWDMCIATGNVDFNIRESYPVSDIACANVGSILNTMGDMKIEAKGVFIYHVNAEGKVTNLRAYWDFNSTMAAATKI is encoded by the coding sequence ATGAGCGACATCAACATTACCAATCCAGCCCAAGCCGCAGCGCAGCGCTCTATTGACGCAGTGCGCGCTAAAAACAAAGAAGCTTGGGTGAATAATTTTGCTGACGATGCCTGCATTGAAGATCCCGTTGGCAAATCACCGCTGGATGCTACTGGCAACGGTCACCGCGGCAAAGAGGCTATCGCTGCGTTTTGGGATATGTGCATCGCCACCGGCAATGTCGATTTCAATATTCGCGAATCCTATCCCGTGAGCGACATCGCCTGCGCCAATGTCGGCTCCATTCTTAACACCATGGGCGACATGAAAATCGAAGCCAAAGGCGTGTTTATTTATCATGTCAACGCTGAAGGCAAAGTCACCAACTTGCGCGCTTATTGGGATTTCAACAGCACGATGGCGGCAGCGACAAAAATATAA